The Streptomyces sp. NBC_00224 genome has a window encoding:
- a CDS encoding peptidylprolyl isomerase: MVSSDQRRRQLAREKFERQQQRREQARRKSKRLNTVIAATLAVVVAAGGAAFATGAFSSDDDKKKSDSAAPSETPTPSASKDSAPEPKMAIDQKASYTMSLKTSAGDIAFKMAAAKTPHTVNSFKSLADKGYFTNTKCHRLTTQGIFVLQCGDPKGDGSGGPGYTIPDENLTGLGKAGADGTVTFPAGTVAMANTSQPHTGGSQFFLVYKDTKLPPSYTPFGTMDDAALKVVQEVAKAGVAGGAGDGAPKTAVTITKAAVNKD; this comes from the coding sequence GTGGTCAGCAGCGATCAGCGCCGGCGCCAGCTCGCCCGGGAGAAGTTCGAGCGTCAGCAGCAGCGCCGCGAACAGGCCCGTCGCAAGTCCAAACGCCTCAACACCGTCATCGCGGCCACCCTCGCGGTGGTCGTCGCGGCGGGCGGGGCGGCCTTCGCCACGGGAGCCTTCTCCTCCGACGACGACAAGAAGAAGTCGGACTCCGCCGCGCCGTCCGAGACCCCGACGCCCTCGGCGAGCAAGGACTCCGCGCCGGAGCCGAAGATGGCGATCGACCAGAAGGCCTCGTACACGATGTCGCTGAAGACCAGCGCCGGTGACATCGCGTTCAAGATGGCGGCGGCGAAGACCCCGCACACGGTCAACTCGTTCAAGTCCCTCGCCGACAAGGGCTACTTCACCAACACGAAGTGTCACCGGCTGACCACGCAGGGCATCTTCGTGCTCCAGTGCGGCGACCCCAAGGGCGACGGCAGCGGCGGCCCCGGCTACACGATCCCCGACGAGAACCTGACGGGTCTGGGCAAGGCGGGCGCGGACGGCACCGTGACGTTCCCGGCGGGCACGGTCGCGATGGCCAACACCAGCCAGCCGCACACCGGCGGCAGCCAGTTCTTCCTGGTCTACAAGGACACCAAACTGCCGCCCAGTTACACGCCGTTCGGCACGATGGACGACGCGGCGCTCAAGGTCGTGCAGGAAGTGGCGAAGGCAGGGGTGGCCGGCGGCGCCGGGGACGGTGCGCCGAAGACGGCCGTCACCATCACGAAGGCCGCCGTCAACAAGGACTGA
- a CDS encoding DUF349 domain-containing protein: MSSDPWGRVDETGTVYVRTAEGEVVVGSWQAGSPEEALAYFERKYEGLVVEIGLLERRVKTTDLSAKDAQTAIEHLRTQVDEHHAVGDLEALRKRLDKLVETVDSRREERKVQKAKQTDEAKHAKEALVTEAEELAQSEQWRSAGERLRALVDTWKGLPRLDRKSDDELWHRFSHARSAFSKRRKAHFASLDAQREEARKAKEKLVVEAESLSSSTDWGTTAARYRDLMTDWKAAGRAQREAEDELWNRFRGAQDVFFAARGEVFAERDAEQTENLKLKEDLAVEAEKLVPVTDLKAARATFRGINERWEAVGHVPRDARPKVEGRMHAVERALQEAEESEWRRTNPEARARAAGLTGQLQAAVDKLRGQIDAARAAGNNARADKLAKELEGRQALLDQALKGLEEFGG, from the coding sequence GTGAGCAGCGACCCGTGGGGCCGCGTCGACGAGACGGGCACCGTGTATGTGCGTACAGCCGAGGGCGAAGTCGTCGTCGGATCGTGGCAGGCGGGGTCTCCCGAGGAGGCCCTGGCCTACTTCGAGCGCAAATACGAGGGCCTGGTTGTCGAGATCGGCCTCCTCGAACGACGGGTGAAGACCACCGACCTGTCGGCGAAGGACGCCCAGACCGCGATCGAGCACCTGCGCACCCAGGTGGACGAGCACCACGCGGTGGGCGACCTCGAAGCGCTTCGCAAGCGGCTCGACAAGCTCGTCGAGACCGTCGATTCGCGGCGCGAGGAGCGCAAGGTCCAGAAGGCCAAGCAGACCGACGAGGCCAAGCACGCCAAGGAGGCGCTGGTCACCGAGGCCGAGGAGCTGGCGCAGAGCGAGCAGTGGCGCTCGGCCGGCGAGCGGCTGCGGGCTCTCGTGGACACCTGGAAGGGCCTGCCGCGGCTCGACCGGAAGTCCGACGACGAGCTGTGGCACCGCTTCTCGCACGCGCGCTCGGCGTTCTCCAAGCGCCGCAAGGCGCACTTCGCGTCGCTCGACGCGCAGCGCGAGGAGGCCCGCAAGGCCAAGGAGAAGCTGGTCGTCGAGGCCGAGTCGCTGTCCTCGTCCACGGACTGGGGCACCACGGCCGCCCGCTACCGCGACCTGATGACGGACTGGAAGGCGGCGGGCCGCGCCCAGCGCGAGGCCGAGGACGAGCTGTGGAACCGCTTCCGCGGCGCCCAGGACGTCTTCTTCGCCGCGCGCGGCGAGGTCTTCGCGGAGCGTGACGCCGAGCAGACCGAGAACCTGAAGCTCAAGGAAGACCTGGCCGTCGAGGCCGAGAAGCTCGTCCCGGTGACCGACCTGAAGGCGGCCCGCGCCACCTTCCGCGGCATCAACGAGCGCTGGGAGGCCGTCGGCCACGTGCCGCGCGACGCCCGCCCGAAGGTCGAGGGCCGGATGCACGCCGTGGAGCGGGCCCTGCAGGAGGCCGAGGAGTCGGAGTGGCGCCGCACCAACCCGGAGGCACGCGCGCGTGCCGCGGGTCTGACGGGCCAGCTCCAGGCCGCCGTCGACAAGCTGCGCGGCCAGATCGACGCGGCGCGCGCGGCGGGCAACAACGCCAGGGCCGACAAGCTCGCCAAGGAGCTCGAAGGCCGTCAGGCGCTGCTGGACCAGGCTCTGAAGGGCCTTGAGGAGTTCGGCGGCTGA
- a CDS encoding caspase family protein — protein sequence MPAGLPDPSASAAVLIGTSSYLHLPQLPAVETNIADLSRILQDPTVWGLPGGNTLTVADPETPAAFLDPVYAAGERAQDTLFVYYCGHGLRDSDSADLYVALTGSRESSGYTAVEYRHLRAAILASPARRKIVVLDCCFSGRAARTLSGPGALAAQAGIQGAYVLTASPKDHVALAPEGERHTAFTGELLHVLDNGLPEAPDTLDLETLFRAVDARLGARNRPRPQRSQENDVGRLPLVRNRAKASARAPAGPVIDADVEAAMVSSGLQLARLLRSVGRGRDALPVLRMILQNSVPDADGDTITVHLELAELLTETGQDQQAIQVLESAFHQTHKRFGPEAVTVSRRLSELLQTAGNHSQACEVLRHALDSLERSTRQPGATA from the coding sequence ATGCCGGCGGGCCTGCCTGACCCCTCCGCGTCGGCGGCCGTCCTGATCGGCACGTCCAGCTATCTGCACCTGCCCCAGCTGCCGGCCGTCGAGACGAACATCGCGGACCTGTCGAGGATCCTCCAGGATCCGACCGTGTGGGGGCTGCCCGGCGGGAACACCCTGACGGTGGCCGACCCCGAGACCCCGGCCGCCTTCCTCGACCCCGTGTACGCGGCGGGCGAGCGGGCGCAGGACACCCTGTTCGTCTACTACTGCGGCCACGGCCTGCGCGACTCCGACTCCGCCGACCTCTATGTCGCCCTCACCGGCTCGCGCGAGAGCTCCGGCTACACGGCGGTCGAGTACCGGCATCTGCGCGCCGCGATCCTCGCCTCCCCGGCCCGCCGCAAGATCGTCGTACTCGACTGCTGCTTCAGCGGGCGCGCCGCCCGCACCCTGAGCGGTCCGGGCGCCCTCGCCGCGCAGGCCGGCATCCAGGGCGCCTATGTGCTCACCGCCTCGCCCAAGGACCATGTCGCCCTCGCGCCGGAAGGCGAGCGGCACACCGCGTTCACCGGGGAGCTGCTGCACGTCCTCGACAACGGGCTCCCGGAGGCCCCCGACACCCTGGACCTGGAAACGCTGTTCCGCGCGGTCGACGCCCGGCTCGGCGCGCGGAACCGGCCGCGTCCGCAGCGCAGCCAGGAGAACGACGTCGGCCGGCTCCCGCTGGTGCGCAACCGTGCGAAGGCGTCGGCCAGAGCCCCGGCCGGGCCGGTCATCGACGCCGACGTCGAGGCCGCGATGGTCTCCTCCGGGCTCCAACTGGCCCGGCTGCTCAGATCGGTGGGCCGCGGCAGGGACGCCCTGCCGGTGCTCCGCATGATCCTCCAGAACAGCGTGCCCGACGCCGACGGCGACACCATCACCGTGCACCTGGAGCTCGCCGAACTGCTCACCGAGACCGGCCAGGACCAGCAGGCCATCCAGGTCCTGGAGAGCGCCTTCCACCAGACCCACAAGCGGTTCGGCCCGGAAGCCGTCACCGTCTCCCGGCGCCTGTCCGAACTGCTCCAGACCGCCGGCAACCACAGCCAGGCCTGCGAGGTGCTGCGCCACGCGCTGGACAGCCTGGAGCGCTCCACCCGGCAGCCCGGCGCCACGGCCTGA
- a CDS encoding protein kinase, whose product MAEPTLIGGRFEVLRRLGAGGMGEVYEALDTALDRRVAVKLIRSALMSDESGARFAREARALARIDHPNVVTVYEAGVQDDVPYLVMELLEGVGLQDLLRERGPQDEATVRAVAAGICEALAAVHRAGMVHRDVKPSNVQLTRTGRVALHDFGIAQQHDSTAVTRTGIVVGTPAYLAPEQLMGAPSGPQSDMYAVGSCIFAMLTGAPPFAAESVHAIMFRITQEPAPPLHGSPGIPDDLADLVAALLQKEPAKRPTAQAAIPLLRCPADADELVAEAVTGELRQRAVENFAPLAPEARSATTPEPPEPPAAVSKEAREAPPWQLPQPDEPLALSRSTRSQILLAMSPEAAEARQREAVNLVLRGSLEEAVQLLSVVAEVWRTSYGPDHPATLTCNYWQGVCLARLGAAGEAVAKFSTVSAAAHRALTQQKLARIASGAEPHPSDER is encoded by the coding sequence ATGGCGGAGCCAACCTTGATCGGCGGGCGCTTCGAGGTGCTGCGGCGCCTGGGAGCCGGCGGCATGGGTGAGGTCTACGAGGCGCTGGACACGGCACTCGACCGCCGGGTCGCCGTCAAGCTCATCCGCTCCGCGCTCATGTCCGACGAGTCCGGCGCGCGGTTCGCGCGGGAGGCGCGGGCGCTGGCCAGGATCGACCACCCCAATGTCGTCACGGTGTACGAGGCGGGGGTGCAGGACGACGTCCCCTACCTGGTGATGGAGCTCCTGGAGGGGGTGGGCCTCCAGGACCTGCTCAGGGAGCGCGGGCCGCAGGACGAGGCGACGGTACGCGCGGTGGCCGCCGGAATCTGCGAGGCACTCGCGGCCGTGCACCGGGCGGGCATGGTGCACCGGGACGTCAAGCCCAGCAACGTCCAGCTGACCAGGACGGGCCGGGTGGCCCTGCACGACTTCGGCATCGCGCAGCAGCACGACTCCACGGCGGTCACCCGCACCGGGATCGTGGTCGGAACGCCCGCCTACCTGGCCCCCGAGCAGCTCATGGGCGCGCCGTCCGGGCCGCAGTCCGACATGTATGCCGTGGGCAGCTGCATCTTCGCGATGCTGACCGGCGCTCCGCCGTTCGCGGCCGAGTCGGTGCACGCCATCATGTTCAGGATCACTCAGGAGCCGGCGCCGCCTCTGCACGGCAGCCCCGGTATCCCGGACGACCTCGCGGATCTGGTCGCGGCGCTGTTGCAGAAGGAGCCGGCCAAGCGGCCCACCGCCCAGGCGGCGATCCCCCTGCTCCGCTGCCCTGCGGACGCCGACGAACTGGTCGCGGAGGCGGTCACGGGGGAGCTGCGCCAGCGGGCCGTCGAGAACTTCGCTCCGCTCGCCCCCGAAGCCCGGTCCGCCACCACCCCGGAGCCCCCGGAGCCGCCTGCGGCCGTGTCGAAGGAGGCGCGGGAGGCGCCCCCCTGGCAGCTGCCGCAGCCCGACGAGCCGCTCGCCCTCAGCCGCAGCACCCGCAGCCAGATCCTGTTGGCCATGTCGCCGGAGGCCGCCGAGGCCCGCCAGCGCGAAGCCGTCAACCTCGTGCTGCGGGGCTCACTCGAAGAGGCCGTACAGCTCCTCTCCGTGGTCGCCGAGGTGTGGCGCACCAGCTACGGCCCCGACCACCCCGCCACCCTCACCTGCAACTACTGGCAGGGAGTCTGCCTCGCCCGGCTCGGTGCCGCGGGGGAGGCGGTCGCCAAGTTCTCGACCGTGTCCGCCGCGGCCCACCGCGCCCTCACCCAGCAGAAGCTCGCCCGGATCGCCTCGGGCGCCGAACCGCATCCGTCCGACGAAAGGTGA
- a CDS encoding bifunctional (p)ppGpp synthetase/guanosine-3',5'-bis(diphosphate) 3'-pyrophosphohydrolase: MPDEAQPLSAERPDQQAEQATAAPAAPEQPAAESKPSAPQPPQRPLAAAPAPKPTPPASPVTRSGGSSNRVRARLARLGVQRSSTYNPVLEPLLRIVRSNDPKIETATLRQVEKAYQVAERWHRGQKRKSGDPYITHPLAVTTILAELGMDPATLMAGLLHDTVEDTEYGLDTLRRDFGDQVALLVDGVTKLDRVQFGDAAQAETVRKMVVAMAKDPRVLVIKLADRLHNMRTMRYLKREKQEKKARETLEIYAPLAHRLGMNTIKWELEDLAFAILYPKMYDEIVRLVAERAPKRDEYLAIVTDEVQSDLRAARIKATVTGRPKHYYSVYQKMIVRGRDFAEIYDLVGIRVLVDTVRDCYAALGTVHARWNPVPGRFKDYIAMPKFNMYQSLHTTVIGPNGKPVELQIRTFDMHRRAEYGIAAHWKYKQDPSAGASKVRTDVPKKAGKDDHINDMAWLRQLLDWQKETEDPSEFLESLRFDLSRNEVFVFTPKGDVIALPAGATPVDFAYAVHTEVGHRTIGARVNGRLVPLESTLDNGDLVEVFTSKAAGAGPSRDWLGFVKSPRARNKIRGWFSKERRDEAIEQGKDAIARAMRKQNLPIQRILTGDSLVTLAHEMRYPDISSLYAAIGEGHVAAQGVVQKLVQALGGEEAANEDIAESAPPSRGRSKRRANADPGVVVKGVDDVWVKLARCCTPVPGDPIIGFVTRGSGVSVHRADCVNVDSLSQQPERILEVEWAPTQSSVFLVAIQVEALDRSRLLSDVTRVLSDQHVNILSAAVQTSRDRVATSRFTFEMGDPKHLGHVLKAVRGVEGVYDVYRVTSARRP; this comes from the coding sequence TTGCCAGACGAGGCCCAGCCACTGTCCGCCGAGCGGCCCGACCAGCAGGCCGAGCAGGCTACGGCGGCCCCCGCCGCGCCCGAGCAGCCGGCGGCGGAGTCCAAGCCGAGCGCGCCGCAGCCGCCCCAGCGGCCCCTCGCGGCGGCCCCGGCCCCCAAGCCCACGCCCCCCGCGAGCCCGGTGACCCGCTCCGGCGGCTCCTCCAACCGCGTCCGCGCCCGGCTCGCCCGCCTCGGTGTGCAGCGCTCCTCCACGTACAACCCGGTCCTGGAGCCGCTGCTGCGGATAGTGCGCAGCAACGACCCGAAGATCGAGACCGCCACCCTGCGCCAGGTCGAGAAGGCCTACCAGGTCGCCGAGCGCTGGCACCGCGGCCAGAAGCGCAAGAGCGGCGACCCGTACATCACGCACCCGCTCGCCGTCACCACCATCCTGGCCGAGCTGGGCATGGACCCGGCGACCCTGATGGCCGGGCTGCTCCACGACACCGTCGAGGACACCGAGTACGGCCTGGACACCCTGCGCCGCGACTTCGGCGACCAGGTCGCCCTGCTCGTCGACGGCGTCACCAAGCTCGACCGGGTCCAGTTCGGCGACGCCGCGCAGGCCGAGACCGTGCGCAAGATGGTCGTCGCCATGGCCAAGGACCCGCGCGTCCTGGTCATCAAGCTCGCGGACCGCCTGCACAACATGCGCACCATGCGCTACCTCAAGCGGGAGAAGCAGGAGAAGAAGGCCCGCGAGACCCTGGAGATCTACGCTCCGCTGGCCCACCGCCTGGGCATGAACACCATCAAGTGGGAGCTGGAGGACCTCGCCTTCGCGATCCTCTACCCCAAGATGTACGACGAGATCGTACGGCTGGTGGCCGAGCGGGCGCCCAAGCGCGACGAGTACCTGGCCATAGTGACCGACGAGGTCCAGTCCGACCTGCGCGCGGCCCGGATCAAGGCCACGGTCACCGGCCGCCCGAAGCACTACTACTCCGTCTACCAGAAGATGATCGTCCGCGGCCGTGACTTCGCGGAGATCTACGACCTGGTGGGCATCCGCGTCCTGGTGGACACGGTCCGCGACTGCTACGCGGCGCTGGGCACGGTCCACGCGCGCTGGAACCCGGTTCCGGGGCGGTTCAAGGACTACATCGCGATGCCCAAGTTCAACATGTACCAGTCGCTGCACACGACGGTCATCGGCCCCAACGGCAAGCCGGTCGAGCTGCAGATCCGTACGTTCGACATGCACCGCCGCGCCGAGTACGGCATCGCCGCGCACTGGAAGTACAAGCAGGATCCGTCCGCCGGCGCCTCCAAGGTGCGTACCGACGTGCCGAAGAAGGCCGGCAAGGACGACCACATCAACGACATGGCGTGGCTGCGCCAGCTGCTCGACTGGCAGAAGGAGACCGAGGACCCCAGCGAGTTCCTGGAGTCCCTGCGCTTCGACCTGTCGCGCAACGAGGTCTTCGTCTTCACCCCCAAGGGCGACGTCATAGCGCTCCCGGCGGGTGCGACACCGGTGGACTTCGCGTACGCGGTCCACACGGAGGTCGGCCACCGCACGATAGGCGCACGGGTCAACGGCCGCCTCGTCCCGCTCGAATCCACCCTGGACAACGGTGACTTGGTGGAGGTCTTCACCTCCAAGGCGGCCGGCGCCGGGCCCTCGCGCGACTGGCTGGGCTTCGTCAAGTCGCCCCGCGCCCGCAACAAGATCCGCGGCTGGTTCTCCAAGGAGCGCCGCGACGAGGCGATCGAGCAGGGCAAGGACGCCATCGCGCGCGCCATGCGCAAGCAGAACCTGCCGATCCAGCGCATCCTCACCGGCGACTCCCTGGTCACCCTCGCGCACGAGATGCGCTACCCCGACATCTCGTCCCTCTACGCGGCGATCGGCGAGGGCCATGTGGCCGCGCAGGGCGTCGTGCAGAAGCTGGTGCAGGCGCTCGGCGGCGAGGAGGCGGCCAACGAGGACATCGCCGAGTCGGCGCCGCCCTCGCGCGGCCGCAGCAAGCGCCGGGCCAACGCCGATCCGGGCGTGGTCGTCAAGGGCGTCGACGACGTGTGGGTCAAGCTGGCCCGCTGCTGTACGCCCGTCCCCGGCGACCCGATCATCGGCTTCGTGACGCGCGGCAGCGGCGTCTCGGTGCACCGCGCGGACTGCGTCAACGTCGACTCGCTCTCGCAGCAGCCGGAGCGGATCCTCGAAGTCGAGTGGGCGCCCACCCAGTCGTCCGTCTTCCTGGTCGCCATCCAGGTGGAGGCACTGGACCGCTCGCGCCTCCTGTCCGACGTCACACGGGTCCTCTCCGACCAGCACGTCAACATCCTCTCGGCGGCCGTCCAGACCTCCCGCGACCGGGTGGCCACCTCCCGCTTCACCTTCGAAATGGGCGACCCGAAGCACCTCGGGCACGTACTGAAGGCGGTGCGGGGAGTGGAGGGCGTGTACGACGTCTACCGGGTGACCTCGGCGCGCAGGCCCTGA
- a CDS encoding adenine phosphoribosyltransferase — protein sequence MTVSTQELLLSRIRDVPDYPKPGVLFKDITPLLADPAAFAALTDALAELCVRHGATKIVGLEARGFILAAPVAVRAGIGFIPVRKAGKLPGATLSQAYELEYGTAEIEVHAEDLAAGDRVMVIDDVLATGGTAEASLELIRRAGAEVAGVAVLMELAFLAGRNRLEPALRGAPLEALITL from the coding sequence ATGACGGTCTCCACCCAGGAGCTGCTGCTCAGCCGCATCCGTGATGTGCCGGACTACCCGAAGCCGGGCGTGCTGTTCAAGGACATCACGCCGCTGCTCGCGGACCCGGCGGCCTTCGCGGCCCTGACCGACGCCCTCGCCGAGCTGTGCGTACGGCACGGCGCGACGAAGATCGTCGGTCTGGAGGCGCGCGGCTTCATCCTGGCGGCCCCGGTCGCGGTCCGCGCCGGAATCGGCTTCATCCCCGTGCGCAAGGCGGGCAAGCTCCCCGGAGCGACGCTCTCGCAGGCGTACGAGCTGGAGTACGGCACGGCGGAGATCGAGGTGCACGCCGAGGACCTGGCCGCGGGCGACCGCGTCATGGTCATCGACGACGTGCTGGCGACCGGCGGCACGGCCGAGGCCTCCCTGGAGCTGATCCGGCGGGCCGGAGCCGAGGTGGCCGGAGTCGCGGTCCTGATGGAGCTCGCCTTCCTGGCCGGGCGGAACCGGCTGGAACCCGCCTTGCGCGGGGCCCCGCTGGAGGCTCTCATCACGCTCTGA
- the secF gene encoding protein translocase subunit SecF produces MSRLGHLGARLYRGEVGYDFVGKRKIWYGISILITITAIVGLAVRGLTMGIEFEGGAVFTTPKTSASVAQAEEVAERASGHDAIVQKLGNKGLRIQISGIDTAKSDAIKSQLSKELKVPAEDINADLVGPSWGDQIANKAWTGLIVFMILVVIYLAIAFEWRMALAALVALIHDITITVGVYALVGFEVTPGTVIGLLTILGYSLYDTVVVFDGLKEGQRGITKQTRLTYSEMANKSLNGTLVRSINTTIVALLPVAGLLFIGGGVLGAGMLNDISLSLFVGLAAGAYSSIFIATPLVADLKERDPQMKALKKRVLAKRAAAAAKGETGEPQDAEPQDGADDDDAAETAGAVVGQRRQPSRNNRGKRR; encoded by the coding sequence ATGTCGCGACTCGGTCATCTCGGCGCCCGGCTCTACCGCGGTGAGGTCGGCTACGACTTCGTCGGCAAGCGGAAGATCTGGTACGGCATCTCGATCCTGATCACCATCACGGCCATCGTGGGCCTGGCGGTGCGGGGTCTGACGATGGGCATCGAGTTCGAGGGCGGCGCGGTCTTCACCACCCCGAAGACCAGCGCCTCGGTCGCCCAGGCGGAGGAGGTCGCGGAGCGGGCCTCCGGCCACGACGCGATCGTCCAGAAGCTCGGCAACAAGGGCCTGCGCATCCAGATCAGCGGCATCGACACCGCGAAGTCGGACGCGATCAAGTCCCAGCTCTCCAAGGAGCTCAAGGTCCCGGCCGAGGACATCAACGCCGACCTCGTCGGTCCCAGCTGGGGCGACCAGATCGCCAACAAGGCGTGGACCGGTCTGATCGTGTTCATGATCCTCGTGGTGATCTATCTGGCGATCGCCTTCGAGTGGCGCATGGCGCTCGCGGCGCTCGTCGCGCTGATCCACGACATCACGATCACTGTCGGTGTCTACGCACTGGTCGGCTTCGAGGTCACCCCGGGCACCGTGATCGGTCTGCTGACCATCCTGGGTTACTCCCTCTACGACACCGTCGTCGTCTTCGACGGTCTCAAGGAGGGCCAGCGCGGCATCACCAAGCAGACCAGGCTCACCTACAGCGAGATGGCGAACAAGAGCCTCAACGGCACCCTGGTGCGTTCCATCAACACCACGATCGTCGCGCTGCTCCCGGTGGCGGGCCTGCTGTTCATCGGTGGCGGCGTCCTCGGCGCCGGCATGCTGAACGACATCTCGCTGTCGCTGTTCGTCGGCCTCGCGGCCGGTGCGTACTCCTCGATCTTCATCGCCACCCCGCTGGTCGCCGACCTCAAGGAGCGCGACCCGCAGATGAAGGCCCTCAAGAAGCGGGTGCTCGCCAAGCGGGCGGCGGCCGCAGCCAAGGGCGAGACGGGCGAGCCGCAGGACGCCGAGCCGCAGGACGGCGCCGATGACGACGACGCGGCCGAGACCGCGGGCGCGGTCGTCGGCCAGCGCCGCCAGCCCTCCCGCAACAACCGGGGGAAGCGCCGATGA
- the secD gene encoding protein translocase subunit SecD: MAAPKKGRRPAGAQGRPGRTLVLFLIAMVALAGGMFASGHKTPRLGIDLAGGTSITLKAKAEPGQEKAINKANMDTAVSIMNRRVNGLGVSEAEVQTQGDRNIIVNIPKGTNSEQARQQVGTTAKLYFRPVLTVAAGTPTKPAPSTTPSPSASKGADKNGDKNKPSTTPSAKPSSKSTPQGRALTDALKADGKPSPKTTPTPNTSKPGTTPPTPSANDAAAVAKLQKDFESLDCSTKESRAKAAFGSKATDTIASCSQTGDAKYILGPAEIEGTDVKKAKAVIDQQRGMWIVQMDFTGKGSKKFQSITGKLSKQQSPQNQFAIALDGQVVSAPSVSQTLSGSAEISGSFNQRSATDLANVLSYGALPLSFEEQSVTTVTAALGADQLHAGLIAGAIGLALVIIYLVLYYRGLALVAILSLVVSAILTYVIMALLGPAINFALNLPAVCGAIVAIGITADSFIVYFERIRDEIREGRTLRPAVERAWPRARRTIMVSDFVSFLAAAVLFIVTVGKVQGFAFTLGLTTLLDIVVVFLFTKPVMTLLARKKFFANGHPWSGLDPQRLGAKPPLRRSRRTSAPTDPKEA, translated from the coding sequence GTGGCAGCACCGAAGAAGGGCCGAAGGCCGGCGGGGGCCCAGGGCAGGCCGGGGCGCACCCTGGTCCTGTTCCTGATCGCCATGGTGGCCCTCGCGGGCGGCATGTTCGCCTCCGGGCACAAGACGCCGCGCCTGGGCATCGACCTCGCCGGCGGTACGAGCATCACGCTCAAGGCCAAGGCCGAGCCCGGCCAGGAAAAGGCGATCAACAAGGCCAATATGGACACCGCGGTTTCGATCATGAACCGTCGTGTCAATGGCCTGGGTGTCTCCGAGGCCGAGGTCCAGACCCAGGGCGATCGCAACATCATCGTCAACATCCCCAAGGGGACGAACTCGGAGCAGGCCCGCCAGCAGGTCGGCACCACCGCCAAGCTCTACTTCCGGCCCGTCCTGACGGTAGCCGCCGGCACCCCGACGAAGCCCGCGCCCAGCACCACGCCGAGCCCCTCGGCCAGCAAGGGCGCGGACAAGAACGGCGACAAGAACAAGCCGTCCACGACGCCGTCGGCCAAGCCGAGCTCGAAGTCGACGCCGCAGGGCCGCGCTCTCACCGACGCCCTGAAGGCGGACGGCAAGCCGTCCCCGAAGACGACGCCGACGCCGAACACCTCGAAGCCGGGCACGACGCCGCCCACCCCGTCCGCCAACGACGCGGCCGCCGTCGCCAAGCTCCAGAAGGACTTCGAGTCGCTCGACTGCTCCACCAAGGAGTCCCGCGCCAAGGCCGCCTTCGGCAGCAAGGCCACCGACACGATCGCGTCCTGCAGCCAGACGGGTGACGCCAAGTACATCCTCGGCCCGGCCGAGATCGAGGGTACGGACGTCAAGAAGGCCAAGGCGGTCATCGACCAGCAGCGCGGCATGTGGATCGTCCAGATGGACTTCACGGGCAAGGGCTCGAAGAAGTTCCAGTCGATCACCGGCAAGCTGTCGAAGCAGCAGTCCCCGCAGAACCAGTTCGCCATCGCCCTGGACGGCCAGGTCGTCTCGGCCCCGTCGGTGAGCCAGACGCTCAGCGGCAGCGCCGAGATCTCCGGCAGCTTCAACCAGCGCTCCGCCACCGACCTGGCGAACGTGCTGTCCTACGGCGCCCTGCCGCTCTCCTTCGAGGAGCAGAGCGTCACCACCGTCACCGCCGCGCTCGGCGCCGACCAGCTGCACGCCGGTCTGATCGCCGGTGCCATCGGTCTGGCGCTGGTCATCATCTACCTGGTGCTCTACTACCGGGGTCTGGCGCTGGTCGCCATCCTGAGCCTCGTGGTCTCCGCGATCCTCACGTACGTGATCATGGCGCTGCTCGGTCCGGCCATCAACTTCGCGCTGAACCTGCCCGCGGTATGTGGCGCCATCGTCGCCATCGGCATCACCGCGGACTCGTTCATCGTGTACTTCGAACGGATCCGGGACGAGATCCGCGAGGGCCGCACGCTGCGCCCGGCCGTCGAGCGGGCCTGGCCCCGCGCCCGGCGCACGATCATGGTCTCCGACTTCGTGTCGTTCCTCGCCGCGGCGGTGCTCTTCATCGTGACCGTCGGCAAGGTCCAGGGCTTCGCGTTCACGCTGGGTCTGACCACCCTGCTCGACATCGTCGTGGTGTTCCTGTTCACCAAGCCGGTGATGACGCTCCTGGCGCGCAAGAAGTTCTTCGCCAACGGCCACCCGTGGTCCGGTCTGGATCCGCAGCGCCTCGGTGCCAAGCCGCCGCTGCGCCGCTCCCGCCGCACCTCCGCCCCCACCGACCCGAAGGAGGCGTGA